A single region of the Lactobacillus isalae genome encodes:
- a CDS encoding YjzD family protein, with translation MRYIITMIWSCIFCEVIGFIAASLTQMQFNPMQSLIIGAVFGLLFAIIIPAITAKSYKDKSKYNKL, from the coding sequence ATGCGCTACATTATTACAATGATTTGGTCATGCATTTTTTGCGAAGTTATCGGTTTTATTGCTGCATCCTTAACTCAGATGCAATTTAATCCTATGCAATCTTTGATTATTGGCGCAGTCTTTGGCTTGCTATTCGCAATTATTATTCCCGCCATTACTGCTAAAAGTTACAAGGATAAAAGTAAGTACAACAAACTTTAA
- a CDS encoding bifunctional metallophosphatase/5'-nucleotidase: MKLVILHSSDTHGFLMPTDYQDKDNYDAPISLSRVSSVVKSEKEKYGAENVLVTDSGDCLQGSPLASFTQKLPEDEGLRKFTEAYNEVGYDARALGNHDFNYGLDYLSYYVDNNRAPFINDNVLDAETNVPFFGKEYTIIEKAGLKIGIMGITTQYISHWESEEHIKGLKFVSGYDVLSKLAKKLRPQVDILCAMYHGGFESDPLTGEATEPHTGENEGYKILTEIPEIDVFLTGHQHRRLNLVTRDTAIVQPGYRGEAVGKVVIDFDKDKDGKVQINDMTTELIDSKDYAPDPAIEKIVKSLDEETQKWLDQPIAHLSEPAPIKDAIKGRIEGAPFINLIQQMQLWFTGADVSATAIMSESAHGFSKNVTMREVLLNYPYANQLCIVNLTGKELKEIIEYSAGFLEKDKDGKIKFIDRWITPKPMLYHFDLFYPVKYEADLSKPVGHRLTKVTLDGKDIEDDKVYKLAVNNYRALGGGFYPAYSMDKIEKIFDQDYVQMFSEYLTHGDIKVDTSKNYKFY; this comes from the coding sequence ATGAAACTAGTTATTTTACATTCAAGTGATACGCATGGCTTTTTAATGCCAACTGATTATCAAGATAAAGACAACTACGATGCTCCAATTTCTCTTAGTCGTGTAAGTAGCGTTGTGAAAAGTGAAAAAGAAAAATATGGTGCTGAGAATGTTCTAGTTACTGATAGTGGAGATTGTTTACAAGGTTCTCCTTTAGCTAGCTTTACACAAAAACTTCCCGAGGATGAGGGCTTACGTAAGTTCACTGAAGCTTACAATGAAGTTGGTTATGATGCACGCGCATTAGGTAATCACGATTTTAATTACGGCTTAGATTATTTATCTTACTATGTTGATAATAATCGTGCTCCATTTATTAACGATAATGTCTTAGACGCAGAAACTAACGTACCTTTTTTTGGTAAAGAATATACCATTATTGAAAAGGCTGGTTTAAAAATTGGTATTATGGGAATTACTACTCAGTATATTTCTCATTGGGAATCAGAAGAGCATATTAAAGGATTAAAGTTTGTTTCTGGCTATGATGTGCTTTCTAAATTAGCTAAAAAATTGCGCCCACAAGTTGATATTCTTTGTGCTATGTATCATGGGGGCTTTGAAAGTGATCCATTGACTGGAGAAGCAACAGAACCTCATACAGGCGAAAATGAAGGCTATAAGATCTTAACTGAAATTCCAGAAATTGATGTTTTCTTAACTGGTCATCAGCACCGTCGCTTAAATTTGGTTACTCGTGATACAGCAATTGTTCAACCAGGCTATCGCGGAGAAGCAGTAGGTAAGGTAGTAATTGACTTTGACAAGGATAAAGATGGTAAAGTCCAAATTAATGATATGACTACCGAACTGATTGATAGTAAAGACTACGCTCCTGATCCTGCAATTGAAAAGATCGTTAAAAGCTTGGACGAAGAAACACAAAAGTGGCTAGATCAGCCAATTGCTCATTTATCTGAACCTGCGCCAATTAAAGATGCAATTAAGGGTAGAATTGAAGGCGCACCTTTCATTAACCTTATTCAACAAATGCAGCTTTGGTTTACTGGAGCAGATGTTTCAGCAACAGCAATTATGTCTGAATCTGCTCATGGATTTTCAAAAAATGTGACAATGAGAGAAGTGTTGCTCAATTATCCATATGCAAACCAGCTCTGTATTGTTAACTTAACTGGCAAAGAATTGAAAGAAATTATTGAATATTCTGCTGGTTTCTTAGAAAAAGATAAAGACGGCAAGATTAAGTTTATCGATCGCTGGATTACGCCAAAGCCAATGCTATATCATTTTGATCTTTTCTACCCGGTAAAATATGAGGCTGATCTTTCTAAGCCAGTAGGTCATCGTCTAACTAAAGTAACTTTAGATGGAAAAGACATTGAAGATGATAAGGTGTACAAGCTAGCTGTTAATAATTACCGCGCATTAGGTGGTGGTTTTTATCCAGCTTATAGCATGGATAAAATTGAGAAGATATTTGATCAAGATTACGTTCAAATGTTTAGTGAATATCTTACTCATGGCGATATCAAAGTCGATACAAGTAAGAACTACAAATTTTATTAA
- the rpmF gene encoding 50S ribosomal protein L32, translating into MAVPARKTSKQKKRSRRGHIKLTTPAMHYDATTGEYRLSHRVSPKGFYKGRQVANENKQQNND; encoded by the coding sequence ATGGCAGTTCCTGCAAGAAAAACTTCTAAGCAAAAGAAACGTTCACGTCGTGGTCATATTAAATTAACCACACCAGCAATGCATTACGATGCTACTACTGGTGAATACCGTTTAAGCCACCGCGTTTCACCAAAGGGCTTTTACAAAGGCCGTCAAGTTGCTAACGAAAACAAGCAACAAAACAACGATTAA
- a CDS encoding lipopolysaccharide assembly protein LapA domain-containing protein has product MNKQRNLVIGLIIVLVLVIFACLNTEPVAINFGFFQPKMPLIIVLVIMLLLGALVSLLIGRGEKVSSDVKKALAKQKKELDNKYRSEIESKDKQIAELKKVNNSEATK; this is encoded by the coding sequence ATGAATAAACAAAGAAACCTTGTAATTGGATTAATAATTGTTTTAGTACTAGTAATTTTTGCCTGCTTAAATACAGAGCCTGTAGCAATTAATTTTGGCTTTTTCCAACCAAAAATGCCTTTAATAATTGTCTTAGTTATTATGTTACTTTTGGGAGCTTTGGTTTCTCTTTTAATTGGAAGAGGTGAAAAAGTCTCCTCAGATGTAAAAAAAGCACTAGCAAAACAGAAGAAAGAATTAGATAATAAATATCGGAGCGAAATTGAATCTAAAGATAAACAAATAGCTGAATTGAAGAAAGTTAATAATTCTGAAGCTACAAAATAA
- a CDS encoding SDR family NAD(P)-dependent oxidoreductase, protein MSNSLRDKVVVVTGASSGIGRSIALESASRGATVILMARHQDKLEEIANEARQLSGNDVFVFPTDISKADQIDRAFNEIISHVDHIDYLVNAAGFGVFKEFLETSPQVVTDMFQTNVLGLMYFTRLVARVMIDQKDGQIINFGSIAGIVPTTKTAAYSATKAAVIQFSNVLRLELKPFGVKVMTVNPGPVYTNFFNIADESGSYVNNVQRFMLDPDDVAWQVVHFFGSNRRELNLPLSLATLAKLYQIFPRIGDWASLKFASRK, encoded by the coding sequence ATGAGTAATTCATTAAGGGACAAAGTAGTAGTAGTTACTGGAGCTTCTAGTGGCATTGGACGGTCAATTGCTTTAGAAAGTGCAAGTCGTGGGGCGACTGTCATTTTAATGGCGCGTCATCAAGATAAATTAGAGGAGATTGCTAACGAAGCTCGTCAACTTTCAGGAAACGATGTTTTTGTATTTCCAACTGACATTAGTAAAGCTGATCAAATTGATCGTGCCTTTAATGAAATTATTAGTCATGTCGACCATATTGATTATTTAGTTAATGCAGCAGGCTTTGGCGTGTTTAAGGAGTTTTTAGAAACTTCACCTCAAGTAGTAACTGATATGTTCCAAACTAACGTCTTAGGATTAATGTACTTCACGCGTCTTGTTGCTCGTGTCATGATTGATCAAAAAGATGGTCAAATTATTAATTTTGGTTCCATTGCTGGCATTGTACCAACTACTAAAACAGCTGCTTACAGTGCTACCAAGGCAGCTGTTATCCAATTTTCAAACGTTTTACGTTTAGAATTAAAGCCATTTGGCGTTAAAGTTATGACAGTTAATCCGGGACCAGTCTACACTAATTTCTTCAATATCGCAGATGAAAGCGGCTCTTATGTTAATAATGTTCAACGCTTCATGCTTGATCCAGATGATGTAGCTTGGCAAGTAGTTCACTTCTTTGGTTCTAACCGTCGTGAGTTGAACTTACCGTTGAGTTTAGCTACTTTAGCTAAGCTTTACCAAATTTTCCCTCGTATTGGAGATTGGGCAAGCTTAAAATTTGCTAGTAGAAAGTAG
- the rnz gene encoding ribonuclease Z, whose translation MEIQFLGTSAGQPSKSRNVSCTALKLLDELNEVWLFDVGEATQHQILKTNIRPRKVTRIFISHTHGDHIFGLPGFLSSRSFQGDGGPLTIYGPAGIEQFVQTSLRVSKTRVSYPIKYAVLKEDGLIFENDIFAVYTARLDHRVPSFGFRVVEKPRPGELLMDKVAEYNVPNGPLLGQLKAGKTITLSNGQKLDGREFLGEERPGRIVTIIYDTRPTKNIGELADNADVLVHEATFNGEEEKMAHRYFHSTCVDAARVARDHHVGELYLTHISARYTGKAGKQLEHEARKIFKHTRLANDLDNFEITLRG comes from the coding sequence ATGGAAATACAATTTTTAGGAACAAGTGCAGGGCAACCGTCAAAAAGTAGAAACGTTTCCTGTACCGCGCTTAAATTATTAGATGAATTAAATGAAGTATGGCTATTTGATGTAGGAGAAGCTACTCAGCATCAAATTTTAAAGACTAACATTAGACCTAGAAAAGTAACACGAATCTTTATCTCGCATACACATGGTGACCATATTTTTGGCCTTCCAGGATTTCTTTCATCTCGCTCTTTTCAAGGTGACGGTGGACCATTAACAATTTATGGGCCGGCTGGAATTGAACAATTCGTTCAAACTTCTTTAAGAGTTTCAAAAACTCGCGTATCATATCCAATTAAGTACGCTGTACTAAAAGAAGACGGCTTGATTTTTGAAAATGATATTTTTGCCGTGTACACTGCGCGTTTAGATCACCGTGTACCAAGTTTCGGTTTCCGAGTAGTTGAAAAGCCGCGTCCTGGCGAGTTATTGATGGATAAAGTGGCAGAGTACAATGTACCAAATGGTCCACTTCTTGGTCAATTAAAGGCTGGAAAAACCATTACTTTAAGCAATGGTCAAAAGCTAGATGGAAGAGAGTTTTTGGGAGAGGAGCGACCAGGGAGAATTGTTACAATTATCTATGATACGCGTCCAACCAAAAATATTGGTGAGCTAGCAGATAATGCAGATGTTTTAGTTCATGAAGCAACATTTAACGGAGAAGAAGAAAAAATGGCACATCGCTATTTTCACTCTACGTGTGTAGATGCAGCTCGTGTTGCTCGAGATCATCATGTTGGAGAACTATATTTAACGCATATTTCTGCTCGCTACACTGGAAAAGCTGGAAAGCAGTTAGAACATGAAGCAAGAAAGATTTTCAAGCATACACGGTTAGCTAATGACCTAGATAATTTTGAAATCACATTGAGGGGATAA